A window of the Rhizobium brockwellii genome harbors these coding sequences:
- a CDS encoding CynX/NimT family MFS transporter, giving the protein MNTPSNNAASTLEAADELLVDAEAGSLPPPQATPVRGVADRFLLGASLVLIAFNLRPVFSSASALLPEIRSELGLSALGASLLTTLPVVCLGAFSPLAPRLAQRFGTERTLLGVLLLLALGTALRGLSSVPLLFIGTALAGACIAVGNVLLPGLVKRDFAGRAALMTGFYTMALCAGAASAAGLTLPIEHGLGGSLEGALAVWALPALAVSLLWLPEVLRSGSQARRNGFHVKGLWRDRLAWQVTLFMGLQSALAYCVFGWLVPILRERGLDGVTSGAIVSLSVMVQAASCLIVPHIAVRGRDQRLINASLCGVAVIALLGLLFAPLSTVWLWAVLQGIGQGGLIAAAMTTIVLRSRDPDVAAHLSGMAQCVGYLLAAIGPLIVGLIRGWTGSFSWCAALFVALGLGAAINGWKAGRAVEINVHAVEKDG; this is encoded by the coding sequence ATGAACACGCCGTCCAACAATGCCGCCAGCACGCTGGAGGCGGCCGACGAACTGCTTGTAGACGCCGAGGCCGGCAGCCTTCCGCCGCCGCAGGCAACGCCGGTGCGGGGAGTTGCGGATCGTTTTCTGCTGGGTGCAAGCCTGGTGCTGATCGCCTTCAACCTGCGCCCGGTCTTCTCCAGCGCCTCGGCGCTGCTGCCGGAAATCCGCTCGGAGCTCGGCCTCAGTGCGCTTGGCGCCAGCCTGCTGACGACGCTGCCGGTTGTCTGCCTCGGCGCCTTCTCGCCGCTTGCGCCTCGTCTTGCCCAGCGCTTCGGCACCGAACGCACGCTGCTCGGCGTTCTCCTGCTTCTGGCCCTCGGCACCGCATTGCGCGGGCTTTCTTCCGTGCCGCTGCTCTTCATCGGCACTGCCCTTGCGGGCGCCTGCATCGCCGTCGGCAACGTGCTGCTGCCGGGGCTGGTGAAGCGGGATTTCGCCGGGCGCGCGGCGCTGATGACCGGCTTCTATACGATGGCGCTCTGCGCCGGGGCGGCAAGTGCCGCCGGGCTGACGCTGCCGATCGAGCATGGGCTCGGCGGCTCTCTCGAGGGCGCCCTCGCCGTCTGGGCGCTGCCGGCGCTCGCCGTCAGCCTGCTCTGGCTGCCTGAGGTTCTTCGCAGCGGCAGCCAGGCAAGACGAAACGGCTTCCACGTCAAAGGCCTCTGGCGCGACCGGCTCGCTTGGCAGGTGACGCTGTTCATGGGGCTGCAATCGGCACTTGCCTATTGCGTCTTCGGCTGGCTGGTTCCGATCTTGCGCGAACGCGGGCTCGACGGCGTCACATCAGGGGCGATCGTTTCCCTGTCGGTGATGGTGCAGGCGGCATCCTGCCTGATCGTGCCGCATATCGCCGTGCGCGGACGGGACCAGCGGCTGATCAATGCGAGCCTCTGCGGCGTCGCCGTCATTGCCCTGCTCGGCCTGCTCTTCGCGCCGCTTTCGACGGTCTGGCTGTGGGCGGTGCTGCAGGGCATCGGCCAGGGGGGACTGATCGCGGCGGCTATGACGACGATCGTACTGCGCTCGCGCGATCCCGATGTCGCCGCCCATCTTTCCGGCATGGCGCAATGTGTCGGTTACCTGCTCGCCGCCATCGGCCCGCTCATCGTCGGCCTCATCCGCGGCTGGACCGGAAGTTTTTCCTGGTGCGCGGCCCTCTTCGTCGCGCTCGGGCTGGGCGCGGCGATCAACGGCTGGAAGGCCGGCCGGGCGGTGGAGATCAATGTCCATGCGGTCGAAAAAGACGGCTGA
- a CDS encoding FadR/GntR family transcriptional regulator, with amino-acid sequence MRALSKTNLADEAIEAIRGDILGKRWAVGEKLPNEASLSAMLSVSRGTVREAVRVLASQGYLETRQGSGTYVRATSDAGRPLTMARRASLRDQFEARLALDVEAARLTAIRKTPETVAGLRRLLAERGNYDGGNQAAFIERDLAFHKAIIAASGNRAMIEIYDFFSASIADTIAATLGKDIPEPDMQAHADIVDAIETGDPDKADAAVRRFMAPVLAALDRMILS; translated from the coding sequence ATGCGAGCGCTCAGCAAGACCAATCTCGCCGATGAGGCGATCGAGGCGATCCGCGGCGACATTCTCGGCAAACGCTGGGCGGTCGGCGAGAAATTGCCGAATGAAGCCTCGCTGTCGGCCATGCTGTCCGTCAGCCGGGGCACGGTGCGCGAGGCGGTGCGCGTTCTCGCCTCCCAGGGTTATCTCGAAACAAGGCAGGGTTCGGGAACCTATGTCCGCGCCACCAGCGATGCCGGCCGGCCGCTGACGATGGCGCGGCGCGCCAGCCTGCGCGACCAGTTCGAGGCGCGCCTGGCGCTCGACGTCGAGGCAGCCCGGCTGACGGCGATCCGCAAGACGCCGGAAACGGTTGCCGGGCTTCGCAGGCTGCTTGCCGAGCGCGGCAATTACGACGGCGGCAACCAGGCCGCCTTCATCGAACGCGACCTTGCCTTTCACAAGGCCATCATCGCCGCTTCGGGCAACCGGGCGATGATCGAGATCTACGATTTCTTCTCGGCGTCGATCGCCGACACCATTGCCGCGACGCTCGGCAAGGACATTCCGGAGCCAGATATGCAGGCGCATGCCGATATCGTCGACGCCATCGAAACCGGCGATCCCGACAAGGCGGATGCGGCGGTGCGCCGCTTCATGGCGCCCGTTCTTGCCGCGCTCGACCGGATGATCCTGTCATGA
- a CDS encoding pirin family protein: protein MSIRPVKHESTATPTMEGAGVKLHRVFGFGDPAMTDPFLMMDDFRNNNPAEYIRGFPWHPHRGIETITYVLAGTVEHGDSLGNSGLLGAGDIQWMTAGSGIMHQEMPKGDFAGRMHGFQLWANLPSSLKMTAPRYQDVKSTDIPVVVDDDGTAVRVICGDFWGKAGPVDGVAAEPIYLDVSVPPGRKKRLPVDTYRNAFAYIFAGSGTFRDASKPFGVRVEKEVDGEELNIRDMSGNRTLVVFDSGDEVTVQAGDQGIRFLLVSGKPIEEPVAWHGPIVMNSREEIMQAMRELQNGTFIKAAH from the coding sequence ATGTCGATCCGCCCCGTCAAGCACGAAAGTACTGCCACACCGACCATGGAAGGCGCCGGCGTCAAGCTGCACCGCGTCTTCGGCTTCGGCGATCCCGCGATGACCGATCCCTTCCTGATGATGGATGATTTCCGCAACAACAATCCGGCGGAATATATCCGCGGTTTTCCCTGGCATCCGCATCGCGGCATCGAGACGATCACCTATGTGCTCGCCGGCACCGTCGAGCACGGCGACAGCTTGGGCAATAGCGGCCTGCTCGGCGCCGGCGACATCCAGTGGATGACAGCCGGCAGCGGCATCATGCACCAGGAAATGCCGAAGGGCGATTTTGCCGGCCGTATGCACGGCTTCCAGCTCTGGGCGAACCTGCCCTCCTCGCTGAAGATGACGGCGCCGCGCTACCAGGACGTCAAATCCACCGATATTCCTGTCGTCGTCGATGATGACGGCACGGCGGTGCGGGTGATCTGCGGCGATTTCTGGGGCAAGGCCGGTCCGGTCGATGGCGTCGCCGCCGAGCCGATCTATCTCGACGTTTCGGTGCCGCCCGGCCGGAAGAAGCGCCTGCCGGTCGATACCTACCGCAATGCCTTCGCCTATATCTTCGCCGGCTCCGGCACCTTCCGCGATGCATCGAAACCCTTCGGCGTGCGCGTCGAGAAGGAAGTCGACGGCGAGGAATTGAATATCCGCGACATGTCCGGCAACCGCACGCTCGTGGTCTTCGACAGCGGCGACGAAGTGACGGTGCAGGCAGGCGACCAGGGCATCCGTTTCCTGCTTGTCTCCGGCAAGCCGATCGAGGAGCCGGTTGCCTGGCACGGCCCGATCGTGATGAATTCGCGCGAGGAAATCATGCAGGCGATGCGCGAACTGCAGAACGGCACCTTCATCAAAGCTGCGCACTGA
- a CDS encoding class II glutamine amidotransferase — protein MCRWAAYRGDPLYLEELVSSPAHSLIEQSHCATRAKTATNGDGFGIAWYGDRPEPGRYRDILPAWSDCNLKSLARQIRSPLFLAHVRAATGGGTRRDNCHPFTHGIWSFMHNGQISGFERLRRPMEAMLDDELFNARGGTTDSELMFLLALQFGLREAPVAAMAEMIGFIEDLAENTIGSVLLRFTAAFSDGKALYAIRYATDRKAPTLYASPVGKGYCLVSEPLNDDGDAWAEIPNGSAVTVGVGGIDVADFRPGKRAAVKPQRVVVPA, from the coding sequence ATGTGTCGCTGGGCAGCCTATCGCGGAGACCCCCTCTATCTCGAGGAGTTGGTATCCTCGCCCGCCCATTCCCTGATCGAGCAGTCGCATTGCGCCACCCGCGCCAAGACCGCGACGAATGGCGATGGCTTCGGCATTGCCTGGTATGGTGATCGGCCAGAGCCCGGCCGCTACCGCGATATCCTACCCGCCTGGTCGGATTGCAATCTGAAGAGCCTGGCGCGGCAGATCCGTTCGCCCCTCTTCCTCGCCCATGTCCGCGCTGCCACAGGCGGCGGCACGCGCCGCGACAACTGCCACCCCTTCACCCATGGCATCTGGTCCTTCATGCATAACGGCCAGATCTCCGGCTTCGAGCGCCTGCGCCGGCCGATGGAGGCGATGCTCGACGACGAGTTGTTCAATGCCCGCGGCGGCACGACCGATTCCGAGCTGATGTTCCTGCTGGCGCTGCAGTTCGGTCTGCGCGAGGCGCCGGTCGCTGCGATGGCGGAAATGATCGGCTTCATCGAGGACCTCGCGGAAAACACCATCGGCTCGGTGCTGCTGCGCTTTACCGCTGCCTTCTCCGACGGCAAGGCGCTTTATGCCATCCGCTATGCGACCGATCGCAAGGCGCCGACGCTTTATGCCTCGCCGGTCGGCAAGGGCTATTGTCTTGTGTCGGAGCCGCTGAACGACGATGGCGATGCCTGGGCGGAGATCCCGAACGGCAGCGCCGTCACGGTCGGCGTGGGAGGAATCGACGTCGCGGATTTTCGACCGGGCAAACGGGCGGCCGTCAAACCGCAGCGCGTCGTCGTTCCAGCCTGA
- the coaBC gene encoding bifunctional phosphopantothenoylcysteine decarboxylase/phosphopantothenate--cysteine ligase CoaBC has protein sequence MALSGKRILLIISGGIAAYKSLDLIRRLRERGASVRPVMTKGAQEFVTPLAVGALAADHVYLDLFSRQDEQDIGHIRLARDCDLVLIAPATADLMAKMANGLADDLASTVLLATNRPVLAAPAMNPAMWAHPATRRNAAMLRADGIRFIGPMAGEMAESREAGLGRMAEPLEIVTAAETMLDDGEKPLRGRKAIVTSGPTHEPIDPVRYIANRSSGRQGHAIAAALAKLGAEVTLVSGPVTIADPVGVNVVHVERAEEMRDAVLAALPADIAVMVAAVADWRVASAADQKLKKHPGESIPTLALTENPDILKTVGHHTMRPKLVIGFAAETQDVESNAKAKLERKGADMIVANDVSPATGIMGGSRNSVKLIRRDGVEQWPDLAKEEVAERLAALIAKQFS, from the coding sequence ATGGCTCTCAGCGGCAAACGCATCCTCCTCATCATCTCGGGCGGCATCGCGGCCTATAAGAGCCTGGATCTGATCCGCCGGCTGCGCGAGCGCGGCGCGAGCGTGCGCCCTGTGATGACCAAAGGCGCCCAGGAATTCGTCACGCCGCTTGCCGTCGGTGCACTCGCGGCGGACCATGTCTATCTCGATCTGTTTTCGCGCCAGGACGAACAGGATATCGGCCATATCCGCCTGGCGCGCGACTGCGACCTCGTGCTGATCGCTCCTGCCACCGCAGATCTGATGGCGAAGATGGCGAACGGGCTTGCCGACGATCTCGCCTCGACCGTGCTTCTGGCGACGAACAGGCCGGTGCTTGCCGCACCGGCGATGAACCCCGCCATGTGGGCGCATCCGGCGACCCGGCGGAATGCCGCGATGCTCCGAGCCGACGGCATCCGCTTCATCGGGCCGATGGCCGGCGAGATGGCGGAAAGCCGGGAGGCCGGGCTTGGCCGGATGGCGGAACCGCTGGAGATCGTCACTGCTGCCGAAACCATGCTCGACGATGGAGAAAAGCCGCTGAGGGGACGCAAGGCGATCGTGACGTCAGGACCGACGCATGAGCCGATCGATCCGGTGCGCTATATCGCCAACCGCTCCTCCGGCCGGCAGGGGCATGCGATTGCCGCAGCCCTGGCGAAGCTCGGGGCGGAGGTGACGCTGGTATCGGGGCCGGTGACGATCGCCGACCCTGTCGGCGTCAATGTCGTCCATGTCGAGCGGGCGGAGGAAATGCGTGATGCCGTGCTTGCGGCGCTGCCGGCCGACATCGCCGTGATGGTCGCAGCCGTGGCGGACTGGCGCGTCGCCTCGGCGGCCGACCAGAAGCTGAAGAAACATCCCGGCGAATCCATTCCGACGCTGGCGCTGACCGAGAATCCGGACATCCTGAAAACCGTCGGCCATCATACGATGCGGCCGAAGCTGGTGATCGGCTTTGCCGCCGAGACGCAGGACGTCGAAAGCAATGCGAAGGCGAAACTCGAAAGGAAAGGCGCCGACATGATCGTCGCCAATGACGTTTCTCCCGCGACCGGCATCATGGGGGGCAGCCGCAACAGCGTCAAACTCATTCGCCGCGACGGCGTCGAGCAATGGCCTGACCTGGCGAAGGAAGAGGTGGCGGAACGGCTGGCAGCGCTGATCGCCAAGCAGTTCAGCTAA
- a CDS encoding SDR family oxidoreductase has product MSRLQNKTALITGGTSGIGLETARQFIAEGARVVVTGSSAASVEAARAELGGKATVIQADAGNAAGQKAVADSVREAFGTLDILFVNAGVAEFGPLEQWSEAAFDKSIDINVKGPFFLIQSLLPIFSKQAAIVLNTSINAHIGMPNSSVYSLTKGALLTLAKTLSGELIGRGIRVNAVSPGPIATPLYSKLGASEAQSKAMTEQIQAQIPVGRFGNPSEVAKTIVFLASDEAAYIVGSELIIDGGMSNL; this is encoded by the coding sequence ATGTCACGCCTGCAGAACAAGACAGCCCTCATCACCGGCGGCACCAGCGGCATCGGTCTCGAAACCGCCCGCCAGTTCATCGCCGAGGGCGCCCGCGTCGTCGTTACCGGCAGCAGCGCGGCAAGCGTCGAGGCGGCCCGGGCCGAACTTGGCGGCAAAGCCACCGTCATCCAGGCCGATGCCGGCAATGCGGCCGGCCAGAAGGCCGTCGCCGATAGCGTGAGAGAGGCTTTCGGCACGCTCGACATCCTTTTCGTCAACGCCGGGGTCGCCGAATTCGGGCCGCTGGAACAGTGGAGCGAAGCCGCCTTCGACAAGTCGATTGATATCAACGTCAAAGGACCGTTCTTCCTGATTCAGTCACTGTTGCCGATTTTTTCGAAGCAGGCCGCGATCGTGCTCAACACCTCGATCAACGCCCATATCGGCATGCCGAACTCCAGCGTCTATTCGCTGACGAAGGGCGCGCTGCTGACGCTTGCCAAGACCCTGTCGGGCGAACTCATCGGCCGCGGCATCCGCGTCAACGCCGTCAGCCCGGGCCCGATCGCCACGCCGCTTTACAGCAAGCTCGGCGCTTCGGAAGCCCAATCGAAGGCGATGACCGAGCAGATCCAGGCTCAGATCCCGGTCGGACGCTTCGGAAATCCCAGCGAAGTCGCCAAGACGATCGTCTTTCTCGCCTCCGATGAGGCCGCCTATATCGTCGGCAGCGAACTCATCATCGACGGCGGGATGAGTAACCTCTGA
- a CDS encoding SDR family oxidoreductase, with protein sequence MNRLNNRVAIVTGASSGIGRATAKLFAAEGAKVVVGARRQSELDSLVAEIKAEGGDAIAIAGDVRSEDYHKALVAAAVTNYGKLDIAFNNAGTLGEAGPSTAVSEAGFSEALAINLTASFLAAKHQIGAMVESGGGSVIFTSTFVGYSFAFPGVAAYAASKSGLIGLTQALAAEFGQQGVRVNAILPGAVDTDMYRDMNDTPEKQAFVTNLHALKRVATPEELARSVLYLASDDASFVTGTASLVDGGASITRT encoded by the coding sequence ATGAACCGCTTGAACAACAGGGTCGCGATCGTCACCGGCGCAAGCTCCGGCATCGGCCGCGCCACGGCAAAGCTCTTTGCCGCCGAAGGCGCCAAGGTCGTCGTCGGCGCCCGCCGCCAGAGCGAACTCGACAGTCTCGTCGCCGAGATCAAGGCAGAGGGCGGCGACGCCATCGCCATTGCCGGCGACGTGCGCTCGGAAGATTATCACAAGGCGCTGGTCGCGGCCGCCGTGACGAATTACGGCAAGCTCGACATCGCCTTCAACAATGCCGGCACGCTCGGCGAAGCCGGTCCGAGCACCGCCGTTTCGGAAGCAGGCTTCAGCGAGGCGCTGGCGATCAATCTGACGGCCTCCTTCCTCGCCGCCAAGCACCAGATCGGGGCGATGGTGGAAAGTGGCGGCGGCTCGGTGATCTTCACCTCGACCTTCGTCGGCTACAGCTTCGCCTTTCCGGGTGTTGCCGCCTATGCCGCAAGCAAATCCGGGCTGATCGGCCTGACGCAGGCGCTTGCCGCCGAATTCGGCCAGCAGGGCGTGCGCGTCAATGCCATCCTGCCGGGTGCTGTCGATACCGACATGTATCGGGACATGAACGACACGCCTGAGAAGCAGGCCTTCGTCACCAATCTGCATGCGCTGAAGCGTGTCGCGACGCCCGAAGAACTCGCCCGCTCGGTTCTCTATCTCGCCTCCGACGATGCGAGCTTCGTCACCGGCACGGCCTCGCTGGTCGACGGTGGCGCTTCGATCACCCGCACCTGA
- a CDS encoding LysR family transcriptional regulator produces the protein MIRIEGIAAFVAVVEAGSVSEAARRLRLSKSVVSERLAELEKSLGGMLLHRTTRKLTLTEDGTVFLERAARIVREIEEAAADMAERRGTLSGPIRIAAPVTFGRMHLGPALYPFLAEHPEIELTLDIDDRRVDAASDGYDAIIRNGPIADSRLVAWKLTRSRRLLCASPDYLARQGIPSSLADLNSHRGIFYTNRGVADWRFQTPDGAIVVRAKLALGINNGDMLRDAAIAGLGIALLPAFIAGPAIREGRLAEIDVGHRPEAEFIYMAHPEGRNPSAKLRAIADHLKKSFGDPPYWDPVG, from the coding sequence ATGATCAGGATCGAAGGTATTGCGGCTTTCGTCGCCGTGGTTGAGGCGGGCTCGGTCAGCGAGGCGGCCCGGCGGCTGCGGCTGTCCAAATCCGTCGTCAGCGAAAGGCTGGCGGAATTGGAAAAGTCGCTGGGCGGCATGCTGCTGCATCGAACGACCCGCAAGCTCACTTTGACGGAGGATGGCACGGTCTTCCTCGAGCGTGCCGCGCGCATCGTGCGCGAGATCGAGGAAGCCGCTGCCGATATGGCGGAGCGGCGCGGAACGCTGTCCGGCCCGATCCGCATCGCCGCCCCCGTCACCTTCGGCCGCATGCATCTCGGTCCGGCGCTTTATCCGTTTCTTGCCGAACATCCCGAGATCGAATTGACCCTCGACATCGATGACCGGCGCGTCGATGCCGCCTCGGACGGCTACGATGCCATTATCCGCAACGGCCCGATCGCCGATAGCCGGCTGGTCGCCTGGAAACTCACGCGCAGCCGCCGTCTTCTCTGCGCGTCGCCGGATTATCTCGCGCGCCAGGGAATTCCGTCGTCGCTGGCTGATCTCAACAGCCATCGCGGCATCTTCTACACCAATCGAGGCGTTGCCGACTGGCGCTTCCAGACGCCCGACGGGGCGATCGTCGTCCGCGCGAAACTGGCGCTCGGCATCAACAATGGTGACATGCTCCGCGACGCCGCGATTGCCGGGCTCGGCATCGCGCTGCTGCCTGCCTTCATCGCCGGCCCGGCCATCCGCGAGGGCCGGCTTGCCGAAATCGATGTCGGCCACAGGCCGGAGGCCGAATTCATCTATATGGCCCATCCCGAAGGCCGAAATCCCTCCGCCAAGCTCCGTGCCATCGCCGACCACCTGAAGAAGAGTTTTGGTGATCCGCCCTATTGGGATCCGGTGGGCTAA
- a CDS encoding LysR family transcriptional regulator, which translates to MELRHLRYFLAVAEEGNFTRAAGKLGIGQPPLSQQIRDLEREVGAALFHRVPHGAELTAAGAAFLGEAKASLAAAEKAKLAAQSANRGETGRLSLGFTASSAFNPVVSTSIRRFRARWPEVQLSLTEMNTLALMQKLERGELDATFMRPSLDDPTGIRLRRLPDEPMVIALPASHPLARRSSVPLAALAEEPFILFPRLVGLSLYDDVVLACRKAGFELTVAQEAPQISSVVNLVAADLGVSIVPASISQIKLEGVAYRPIEGPPAVARLALAILKTHRSPVTENLISLLN; encoded by the coding sequence ATGGAGCTGCGGCATTTGAGATATTTTCTCGCGGTGGCGGAAGAAGGCAATTTCACCCGTGCCGCCGGCAAGCTCGGCATCGGGCAGCCGCCGCTCAGCCAGCAGATCCGCGACCTGGAAAGGGAAGTGGGCGCGGCGCTGTTTCACCGCGTGCCGCATGGGGCCGAATTGACGGCAGCGGGCGCGGCCTTCCTCGGCGAGGCAAAGGCTTCGCTGGCGGCTGCGGAAAAGGCAAAACTTGCGGCGCAAAGCGCCAATCGCGGCGAGACCGGCCGGCTGTCGCTCGGCTTCACCGCCTCCTCCGCCTTCAACCCCGTGGTCAGCACGTCGATCCGCCGGTTTCGCGCGCGCTGGCCGGAGGTGCAACTATCGCTGACGGAAATGAATACGCTGGCGCTGATGCAGAAGCTGGAACGTGGAGAACTCGACGCCACCTTCATGCGCCCCAGCCTCGACGATCCCACGGGCATAAGACTGCGGCGGCTGCCGGATGAGCCGATGGTGATCGCCCTACCCGCCAGCCATCCCTTGGCACGGCGCAGTAGCGTGCCGCTTGCGGCGCTGGCGGAAGAACCCTTCATCCTCTTTCCGCGGCTCGTGGGCTTGAGCCTCTACGACGATGTCGTGCTTGCCTGCCGCAAGGCCGGATTCGAGCTGACCGTGGCACAGGAGGCACCGCAGATTTCCTCGGTCGTCAATCTGGTGGCGGCCGATCTCGGCGTCTCGATCGTGCCGGCTTCAATTTCGCAGATCAAGCTCGAAGGTGTGGCCTACCGGCCGATCGAGGGGCCGCCGGCCGTCGCGCGCCTGGCGCTGGCAATCCTGAAAACACATCGCTCGCCGGTCACCGAGAACCTGATCAGCTTGCTGAACTGA
- a CDS encoding MFS transporter, giving the protein MPTSVHAVKTAETTTIPGQKHYLTRGTGAYRRASLALFLSGFSTFSLLYCVQPLLPIFSQQFSVSPAESSLSLSLSTGFLAVAIVCAAAVSEGLGRRSLMSISLVGAALLTIATAFAPNWHLLLVIRALQGLVLGGVPAVAMAYLAEEIDPRGLGATMGLYVGGTAFGGMSGRVLTGIFAEYLTWRPALFLIGAIGLAAAIGFIALLPPSRNFVRRPGFDPHFHLKAWFGHLSNPALPFIFAIAFLAMGSFVTIYNYAGFRLVAPPYDLNQTELGLIFTVYLFGIGASSIGGLLGDRIGHFSVLLFGLVLTAAGSALTLFASLPTIILGIIVLTTGFFMSHSIASGLVGKLAHGTKGHASSLYMLAYYVGSSLMGSAGGWFFAVEGWVAVVIFTLAMLALAFASACLAQQLARRKA; this is encoded by the coding sequence ATGCCGACGTCAGTGCATGCCGTGAAGACCGCCGAGACAACCACGATCCCAGGGCAAAAACACTACCTGACCCGTGGCACCGGCGCCTATCGCCGCGCCAGCCTGGCGCTCTTCCTGTCCGGCTTCTCCACCTTCTCGCTGCTCTATTGCGTCCAGCCGCTGCTGCCGATCTTCTCGCAGCAATTCTCCGTCAGTCCGGCCGAAAGCTCTCTATCCCTGTCGCTCTCCACCGGTTTCCTGGCGGTCGCCATCGTCTGCGCCGCCGCCGTCTCGGAAGGCCTTGGCCGTCGCAGCCTGATGTCGATATCGCTGGTCGGGGCGGCATTGTTGACCATCGCCACCGCCTTTGCCCCGAATTGGCACCTGCTGCTCGTCATCCGCGCCCTGCAGGGCCTCGTTCTCGGCGGCGTGCCGGCCGTCGCCATGGCCTATCTCGCCGAGGAAATCGATCCGCGCGGCCTTGGCGCCACCATGGGCCTCTATGTCGGCGGCACGGCCTTCGGCGGCATGTCCGGACGCGTGTTGACCGGCATCTTCGCCGAATATCTCACCTGGCGTCCGGCGCTTTTTCTCATCGGCGCCATCGGCCTTGCCGCCGCAATCGGCTTCATCGCCCTCCTGCCGCCATCACGCAATTTCGTCCGCCGGCCGGGCTTCGATCCGCACTTTCATCTCAAGGCTTGGTTCGGCCATCTCAGCAATCCGGCGTTGCCCTTCATCTTCGCCATCGCCTTCCTGGCGATGGGCTCCTTCGTGACGATCTACAATTATGCCGGTTTCCGCCTTGTGGCGCCGCCCTACGACCTCAACCAGACCGAACTCGGGCTGATCTTCACCGTCTATCTCTTCGGCATCGGCGCCTCTTCGATCGGCGGCCTGCTGGGAGACCGGATCGGGCACTTTTCCGTGCTTCTCTTCGGTCTGGTACTCACCGCCGCCGGCAGCGCGCTGACGCTCTTTGCCTCTCTCCCGACCATCATCCTCGGCATCATCGTGCTGACGACCGGCTTCTTCATGAGCCATTCCATCGCCAGTGGCCTTGTCGGCAAGCTCGCACATGGCACTAAGGGCCACGCCTCGTCGCTCTATATGCTCGCCTATTATGTCGGCTCCAGCCTCATGGGTTCGGCGGGCGGCTGGTTCTTCGCGGTTGAAGGCTGGGTCGCGGTCGTTATCTTCACGCTTGCCATGCTGGCGCTGGCCTTCGCTTCGGCCTGTCTTGCCCAGCAGCTCGCGAGGAGAAAAGCATGA
- a CDS encoding VOC family protein — protein MIRIDRLDHLVLTVADIAISCDFYSRILGMSVETFAEGRKALKFGGQKINLHQAGHEFDPKARHPTPGSGDLCFIAETPIADVIAHLEALGVAIEEGPVERTGATGRLRSIYFRDPDGNLIEVSNLIA, from the coding sequence ATGATCCGCATAGACCGTCTCGATCATCTCGTGCTGACCGTCGCCGATATCGCCATCAGCTGCGATTTCTATTCCCGCATCCTCGGCATGTCGGTCGAAACCTTTGCAGAGGGCCGCAAGGCGTTGAAATTCGGCGGGCAGAAGATCAACCTGCACCAGGCCGGCCACGAATTCGATCCCAAGGCGAGACATCCCACACCCGGCTCCGGCGACCTCTGCTTCATCGCCGAAACGCCGATTGCCGATGTCATCGCCCATCTGGAGGCCTTAGGTGTTGCGATCGAAGAGGGTCCGGTTGAACGCACCGGTGCGACCGGACGTCTGCGCTCGATCTATTTCAGGGACCCCGACGGCAATCTCATCGAAGTCTCCAATCTGATCGCCTGA
- a CDS encoding AbrB/MazE/SpoVT family DNA-binding domain-containing protein, producing the protein METTKIFWSGRSQAVLLPKEFRFDGDSVAIRRQGRAIILEPISDDWDWLVDVAGPVDPDFATAVEEQPAGQE; encoded by the coding sequence ATGGAAACAACGAAGATCTTCTGGTCGGGGCGCTCTCAAGCCGTCCTGCTGCCCAAGGAATTCCGTTTCGACGGCGACAGCGTCGCCATTCGACGGCAGGGGCGTGCGATCATTCTTGAGCCGATTTCCGATGATTGGGACTGGCTTGTCGACGTGGCCGGTCCGGTCGATCCCGATTTTGCAACAGCGGTGGAAGAACAGCCTGCTGGGCAGGAGTGA